The genomic stretch AAGTGCTCCAAAATCAATTGGTTACAACTACCGAACAGGCATTGCTCAATATTCCGGGCGTGAGCAATTTATCTATCGTCGGCGGCAGCGGCGGTTCATCGCTTACATTTATGTCCAGAGGGTTCGCCAGCGGTTCTGTTATGTATCGCAACGGAGTTTCCGCAGGATATGTATCACTGACGGATATGTTCGATGTGGAAAGAATTGAAGCCATCAAAGGGCCTTCCGCCACTTTATTCGGCGGCAACGAAAGCGCTTCTTACGGCGGTGTGTACAACCTGATTACGAAACAACCTTTGGAAGTAAAACGCGGCGAAGTTTCCTACACTACGGGCAGCTACGAATTGTCAAGAACAACCGTGGATTATAACACGCCGTTGAATGATGATAAAACAGCTTTGCTGCGCGTCAATGGAATGTATGACAGCAGAAACACATTCCAACAGCTTGCGCAAAACAATGTAGGCTTTGCGCCGTCTTTATTGATAAAAGCCAATGACAGACTGACGTTGCATTTCGATGCTTATTACTACAAGAGCGTGCGCCCCGTTATTCTCTTCGGATTCGGCGCGCCTCCCGGCGGAACTACCGAAACAAGTACATACACCGGCAATTTCAAAGACTTAGGATTAGACCCGAATAATTCTTATGTAACTCCCGACTTTAACAGCAAGCAACAAACATGGACGGTTACAGGAAAGGCAGATTATAAATTATCTGACCAATGGAAGTCGCAAACCAATTATGCAGTAGCAAGAAGCAACAACGAGACACATTATATCAATCTCGTAGCCAACAAAGCATCTGCCGCAGACACGGCAGTCATTACAAGAAATGTTTTGGAAATACCTTACAGCCAATTATATACACAACAGTTTCAGCAAAACTTTATTGGCGATTTCAAAATAGGAAATATGCGCAACAGGTTATTGGCAGGCGTAGATTATTTCAGAACAAATGTAGGTCAGGCAAGAGGCACGGTTGTGTATGATAAAATTCCGGCTACGGCAAATGAGACCCAAAAATTAATGAAGAAAGCAAAGGTGGACAGCATTGGTGCAAACATAAATTATAACGCAACCAGAAGTATCGCCAACAGCTACGGCGCATACGTTTCCGAAGTTCTCAATATTACTGACAGGTTGCTGTTAATGGCAAGTCTGCGTGCCAACAGATATGTGGATGTAAGCAACGATTACAAACAAACGTCTTACTCTCCAAAGCTGGGTATTTCTTACGAAATAGTCAAAGATGCGCTTTCTGTGTACGGCAACTACAACAATGGTTACAGAAACAACAGCAACTTAGATTCGTCGGGCAATTTGCTGAAACCCGCGTATGCCAATCAATGGGAAGCCGGCGTTAAATTCGATGCATTTCATCATCGCCTTACAGGCACGGTCAGCTACTATGATATCAAAGTCAAAAATATGCCGATGCAGGTGCCCAACACCACGTATTATGAGCAAAACAACAAACAAAGAAGCCGCGGTATAGATGTGGATGTATTGGCAAATCCTGTTCCGGGCTTGAACATTGCTATGGGCTATGGCTACAACAATATTCGCTATACCGAATTTACCACCATCATCAATAAAGCTCCGGTAAGCCTCGACGGAAACCGGGTGGAAGGCGCTCCGCACCATGCAGGCAATATTTGGGTAAATTACGGCATCACTTCCGGCTCGCTAAAAGGCTTCGGCGCAGGTGCAGGTGGTAACGGACAAAGCAGCAGCTTTACCAACAATACCAACACCATTATTTTAAACGGCTACACAACTTTCGGCGCAAGCATTTTCTATGACGCTACTAAGTTCAGGC from Arachidicoccus sp. BS20 encodes the following:
- a CDS encoding TonB-dependent receptor, whose amino-acid sequence is MKRSVSTKVCLFLFVVFTLAIQSLQAQSKHTGIINGKVLNADNQPEENVILILEPSGKQTKSDDAGYFQFRNVPYGQYTITIKSLGIQTQSVTVNLDAPQISASTITLSEKDAELKDVIVSSSFRHIDKNSEQVARMPMSYIENPQNYAVVPREVLQNQLVTTTEQALLNIPGVSNLSIVGGSGGSSLTFMSRGFASGSVMYRNGVSAGYVSLTDMFDVERIEAIKGPSATLFGGNESASYGGVYNLITKQPLEVKRGEVSYTTGSYELSRTTVDYNTPLNDDKTALLRVNGMYDSRNTFQQLAQNNVGFAPSLLIKANDRLTLHFDAYYYKSVRPVILFGFGAPPGGTTETSTYTGNFKDLGLDPNNSYVTPDFNSKQQTWTVTGKADYKLSDQWKSQTNYAVARSNNETHYINLVANKASAADTAVITRNVLEIPYSQLYTQQFQQNFIGDFKIGNMRNRLLAGVDYFRTNVGQARGTVVYDKIPATANETQKLMKKAKVDSIGANINYNATRSIANSYGAYVSEVLNITDRLLLMASLRANRYVDVSNDYKQTSYSPKLGISYEIVKDALSVYGNYNNGYRNNSNLDSSGNLLKPAYANQWEAGVKFDAFHHRLTGTVSYYDIKVKNMPMQVPNTTYYEQNNKQRSRGIDVDVLANPVPGLNIAMGYGYNNIRYTEFTTIINKAPVSLDGNRVEGAPHHAGNIWVNYGITSGSLKGFGAGAGGNGQSSSFTNNTNTIILNGYTTFGASIFYDATKFRLTAKIDNIANKKYYTYTSWLLAGPTRMLSFNATYRF